The window CTGGTCGCCGACTGGCTGCTCCGCACCTACGGCCTGGAGGGCGTCACGGCCCTGCACATTCATCAGGGGCAGTTGCAGCCGCTGCCGTACTTTGATCCCCTTCCCGCCAAGGTGACATTCACCCGCGAGGACCTGCGGGTCGTGCGGGCCGGCCAGGTGGACGTCCGGCCAGGCGGCATTCTCGTGGCGCTCAGCGGCCGCTACCGGGCGCGCTACTGCCTTTGGCTGCATCCGGTGCCCGCGCGGTTCACGGCCGCGGACATGGAACTGCTGCAGCTGTTCGCGCATGGCGTCGGCCTGGAAATCGAGTGGCGGATCGTGCAGCAGCACCTGGGACTCCTGCGGCGCCTGCAGCACGATCTGCTCCGCGGCAGCCTGGACCAGGCGTACGACGTGCTGTTGAGGTACGCCGTGGCGATCATTCCCGGCGCGGAGACCGGGTCGATGGCGGTGCGGGACGGCAAGCTCTTTCACGTGGTGGCGTACGGCTCGTACGACGAGCAGGAACTGCGGGACGTCGCGTTCGACGTCGCCGACAACCGCGACGTCTGGTACGGGTTGGGCGAGGCCGCCTGGCTGGCCGGCGTTCCCCGGGTCCGCCGCGGACCGGACCTGATCGCGCGCGGCGGCGGGTTCGTTCGCGGGGGCGAGTACCACACCGAGGCGCTGGCGAGCGTGCAGTCCCTCCAGGCGAACATCGCCGTGCCGATCCTGTACGCCGGGGAGGTCATGGCCTTCCTGAACATCGATTCCCTGACCGACCCGGACGCCTTTGGGGACGACTCGGTGGCGCTGGCAACCTCCTTCGCGGAGCAGACCGCGCTGATCCTGCACGAGTTCCGGCTCCGGCACGACGTGGACGCCGCCGCCCGGACCGACGAACTCACCGCCCTGCCCAACCGGCGGGCGCTGACCCGCGCCCTGCCGGCCATGATCCACCGCGCCCGGGAGGGCGGCGCGCCGCTGTCGGTCATGCTGCTGGACGTGCACAACTTCAAGGCGATCAACGACCTGTACGGGCACGCCACCGGCGACCTGGCCCTGCGGCGCGTCGCGGACGCCCTGCGCGCCTTCCTGCTCCGGCTGCCCGCCGCGGACGCCACCCCGGCGGGCGGTCCGCCCAGCACGGCCTTCCGGGTGCTGTCGCCGCAGCCCTTCGTGCCTGGGGAGCCGGCCGCGTTTCGCAACGGCGGAGACGAGTTCATCGTGACCCTGCCCGGCGCCACACCGGCCGACGCGGCACGGCACGCCGCTGAGCTGCGGGACGTGATGCTGGGCGTGAATGTCGAGGGCCGACCGATCGTGCTGGACATCGGGGTGGCCGCCCTGCAGCCGGACGACGAGACCGGGGACACGCTGTTCAGGACAGCTGACGAGGCCATGTAC is drawn from Deinococcus ficus and contains these coding sequences:
- a CDS encoding GGDEF domain-containing protein — encoded protein: MGTLQSLLRELGQAGAGTQGSDLVADWLLRTYGLEGVTALHIHQGQLQPLPYFDPLPAKVTFTREDLRVVRAGQVDVRPGGILVALSGRYRARYCLWLHPVPARFTAADMELLQLFAHGVGLEIEWRIVQQHLGLLRRLQHDLLRGSLDQAYDVLLRYAVAIIPGAETGSMAVRDGKLFHVVAYGSYDEQELRDVAFDVADNRDVWYGLGEAAWLAGVPRVRRGPDLIARGGGFVRGGEYHTEALASVQSLQANIAVPILYAGEVMAFLNIDSLTDPDAFGDDSVALATSFAEQTALILHEFRLRHDVDAAARTDELTALPNRRALTRALPAMIHRAREGGAPLSVMLLDVHNFKAINDLYGHATGDLALRRVADALRAFLLRLPAADATPAGGPPSTAFRVLSPQPFVPGEPAAFRNGGDEFIVTLPGATPADAARHAAELRDVMLGVNVEGRPIVLDIGVAALQPDDETGDTLFRTADEAMYRDKQARYMASSGSPG